The following are encoded together in the Montipora foliosa isolate CH-2021 chromosome 12, ASM3666993v2, whole genome shotgun sequence genome:
- the LOC137980781 gene encoding tropomyosin alpha-1 chain-like: MGNDKEGKASDSKRGEGRKRLRDGGSQTDEEDLMASGRSTSARLDEMNAKLDKVLAVCGEIESLKKEIGELKGELKDLKESLEFAGKEIISLKAEMAEISTTVKENGEDLNSFDTDIEVLKRRNIKLEAYTRRENIRIYNIKEESDENTEEQVRNLFVAKLRIPQNDVDAIRFERVHRIPVKPSSHRSQSRGPRPVIVRFSHYQNKEFIRSFYKNLKELRLEFRTTFRERLKRFIKLSIQF, translated from the coding sequence ATGGGAAACGATAAAGAAGGAAAAGCCTCCGATTCCAAGCGCGGAGAAGGTCGTAAAAGACTCAGAGATGGTGGATCTCAAACAGATGAAGAAGACCTCATGGCATCCGGGCGCTCAACTTCGGCTCGCCTCGACGAAATGAACGCTAAATTAGACAAAGTTCTCGCAGTATGCGGCGAAATTGAATCACTCAAGAAAGAAATAGGTGAGCTAAAAGGAGAACTTAAAGATCTGAAAGAGTCACTAGAATTTGCCGGGAAAGAGATCATCAGCTTAAAAGCAGAAATGGCTGAAATTTCCACGACAGTTAAAGAAAACGGTGAGGATTTGAATTCCTTTGATACTGACATTGAAGTTTTGAAGCGGAGAAATATCAAATTGGAGGCCTACACAAGGCGCGAAAATATAAGAATCTACAACATCAAAGAAGAATCTGATGAAAACACCGAAGAACAGGTTAGAAATCTATTTGTCGCTAAACTGCGAATTCCTCAAAACGATGTTGACGCCATTCGCTTCGAAAGGGTGCATAGAATCCCGGTGAAACCATCAAGTCATAGATCGCAAAGTCGTGGTCCAAGACCAGTAATTGTTAGATTTAGTCACTATCAGAATAAGGAATTTATCCGCTCCTTTTACAAGAACCTAAAGGAACTAAGATTGGAATTTCGGACGACTTTCCGAGAGAGGTTGAAGAGATTCATAAAACTCTCTATCCAGttttaa